The genomic segment TTGTAGCCCCTGCCTCTGATTGTTTCGATATATGCGCAGCCGCTTTCTGACGCTTCCGCGATCTTCTTGCGGATCTTGCAGATGTAGACATCGATTACCTTGTCGAACGGCTGATCGGCACTCATCCCGTATACAGCGTCATAGATCGAATTCTTGGAAATCACCCTGTTCGCGTTGAGCGCGAGATGCTTGAAGATAGCGTGTTCGCGTTTGGACAGCCTGATGATGCGCCCGGAAACGGTTGGGTCCCGGCCATCAAAATAGGCTGTCACTTCGCCCACAACGACATTTTCCGCCGCGTGGCCGTGGAGGCGGCGAATGACGGAGTTGATACGGGAAGCAACTTCGTTGCCCTTGATCGGACTGACAAGCACATCGTCCGCGCCGAGATCGAGCAGGGCCGCCGTATCGCGGGCATTCCGGAAGTCCCGCATCACCAGCACAGGGTTCTCGCAACCCTCTTGCCTCAGGGCAATTATCTGTTCCCGAATACACTCGGATTCCCCGATCAGAATCGCACGGCTCTCCATGCCCGGTTGCTTCAGCGGCGCTAGAAGGGTTGTGAAGAAATCGACCTCGACGAATTGCGCCTCGATGCCTGAATCGAGCAGCTCCGAAGCCAATGATGCGTGACGCTTTTCCCGCGGTTCGAATACGTAGGCGCGCATCAAAAAGATCCTGTTTTATCCTTGATTGTTCTTGAAAGTATCAAATACTTCTTTTTGCAACAAGATTTATTTTTTACTTTTGCAAGTAAAGGCCGTATATATTATCTTGTTTTCCAAGGTCGTTCCAAAAATAGGGAAAAACAGCAAGTGAGTTCTTTGAGGCCGCGGGCAGTGTACATTCAAAACCTCTATCGGCTTGTCAGCCTGGTGGCGGCTTGCTTTGTAATCGTCCTGTCGCTCGGCGAGGCGCATGCCGAGGTCCGTATCAAGGATATCGCGACATTCGAGGGTGTGCGTGAAAACCATCTTATCGGATACGGCCTTGTCGTTGGGCTGTCGGGCACGGGTGATAAGCTGACTGCCAGTCCTTTCACGCGTGAGTCCATTGAGGGCATGCTCGAAAGACTCGGGGTCGCCAATCTCGACGGAACTGTCATCAAGACCAAGAATACAGCTGCGGTCATGGTCACTGCCAAGCTGCCGCCCTTTGCGCGGCGCGGTTCGGACATCGACGTAACGGTTTCCTCGTTGGGTGATGCAAAGAGCTTACGGGGAGGGACCCTTCTGGTGACGCCACTGTCAGGTGCGGACGGTGAAGTCTATGCCGTGGCGCAGGGTGCGATCGTAACTTCGGGCTTCCTTGCCGAGGGTAACGCCTCTTCCGTTCAGGAAGGTGTTCCCACCATCGCCCGTATCGAGAACGGTGCAATCGTGGAGCGCGAGATCGATTTCCAGCTTGATCAGCTCGATAGCCTGCGCATCGCACTCAGATCTCCGGATTTCACGACGGCGGCACGCGTCAAGGACGCTGTTGGAACGGTTTTGGGGCCCGGAGCCGTTCGCGTGCTGGATCCCGGCACGATCGAGGTTCGGTTTTCGGGGAAGGGCCCGGTTCCCGAAATGGTTGCGGAACTCGAAAACGTGACGGTCCTGCCTGACAATGTAGCCCGTGTGGTGGTGGACGAGAAAACAGGGACGATCGTGATGGGCGCCAATGTCCGGATCGGGCAGGTCGCCATCAGCCAAGGGGGCTTGACTGTCCGGGTCAACGAAAACTACCGGGTCAGTCAACCCGGCCCATCCTCTATCGGTGGTTCGACGGTGGTCGTACCTCTTGAGCCGGTGACCATTGGCGGCACGACAGTTGTTGTACCGGAGACGGAAATAGACA from the Roseovarius indicus genome contains:
- a CDS encoding response regulator transcription factor yields the protein MRAYVFEPREKRHASLASELLDSGIEAQFVEVDFFTTLLAPLKQPGMESRAILIGESECIREQIIALRQEGCENPVLVMRDFRNARDTAALLDLGADDVLVSPIKGNEVASRINSVIRRLHGHAAENVVVGEVTAYFDGRDPTVSGRIIRLSKREHAIFKHLALNANRVISKNSIYDAVYGMSADQPFDKVIDVYICKIRKKIAEASESGCAYIETIRGRGYKFSAPEGPGFVSLSVLGASPESGIRA
- a CDS encoding flagellar basal body P-ring protein FlgI; this encodes MVAACFVIVLSLGEAHAEVRIKDIATFEGVRENHLIGYGLVVGLSGTGDKLTASPFTRESIEGMLERLGVANLDGTVIKTKNTAAVMVTAKLPPFARRGSDIDVTVSSLGDAKSLRGGTLLVTPLSGADGEVYAVAQGAIVTSGFLAEGNASSVQEGVPTIARIENGAIVEREIDFQLDQLDSLRIALRSPDFTTAARVKDAVGTVLGPGAVRVLDPGTIEVRFSGKGPVPEMVAELENVTVLPDNVARVVVDEKTGTIVMGANVRIGQVAISQGGLTVRVNENYRVSQPGPSSIGGSTVVVPLEPVTIGGTTVVVPETEIDIDESERRFTILQGDVSLQELVDGLNAIGVGARQTISILQAIKAVGALHADLEII